CCGGTTACACCGGCGAGGATGGCTTCGAGCTCATCGTGTATAACTCCGATGCCCCGCAGCTGTGGGAAGAACTGCTCAAGGCTGGTGCGGAATACGACCTCAAGCCGTGCGGCCTTGCCGCCCGCGATTCCCTGCGCCTCGAGGCCGGCATGCCGCTCTACGGCAACGAGCTCTCTCGCGATATCACCCCGGTAGAGGCGGGCATGGCGCGTGCCTTTGCCAAGAAGGAGGCCGATTTTGTCGGCGCCGAGGTCATCCGCCAGCGCGCCGCCGAAGGCCCACAGGTGGCGATCACCGGCCTCACCTCCACGCAACGCCGCGCCGCGCGCGCCGGAGCCGAAGTATTCGTGGGAGACAAGAAGGTCGGAACCGTCACCTCCGGTCAGCCTTCCCCCACCCTGGGACACCCAGTGGCCATCGCGCTGCTGGAAACCAGCGCCGAACTCGAGCCCGGCGCCGAAGTCGAAGTAGAGATTCGCGGCAAGCGCTATCCTTTTGAAGTAACCGCGTTGCCGTTCTACAAGCGCGATAAGTAAACACTTTCTCAACGAGCCCGAAAGGACTACACCACCATGGCTACCCTTCCACAAGATTTCTCCTACTCCGAAGACCACGAGTGGGTCAACGCCACCGCTGACGCCGTCGCAGGCGCTACCGTGCGCATCGGCATTACCTCCGTCGCTGCCGATCGCCTGGGCGAGGTTGTCTTTGCCGAGCTTCCGGAGGTGGGCGACACCGTCACCGCCGGCGAGTCCTGCGGTGAGGTCGAGTCCACCAAGTCCGTCTCTGACCTCTACTCCCCTGTCACCGGCACCGTAAAGGCCGTCAACGAGGCCGTGCACGATGACTACGCCGTCATCAACAACGACCCATTTGGTGAAGGCTGGCTGTTCGAGGTCGAGGTAGATGAGGCAGGCGAGCTCATGGATGCCGCCGCCTACGCATCCGCTAACGGCCTAGACTAATTCGGCCCCACGCGGGAGGGTGTGCCACGCGCATCCTCCCGCTTTGCTTTGCCTACCGCACCAGAGGAAACTTTGAGGCTATGACTGCACCACGCGATCCTTTCTTCCCCGCCGAGCGCTCTATCCGCGCCTCCGATAAGCCACTAGAGGTCCGTTTCTTAGGCCGGATGGACTACCAAGAGGCGTGGGACTACCAGGCCGAGGTAGCGGCCGCCCGCGCCAAGGGCGAGCAGGGCGACGTGGTGCTTGTGGTCGAGCACCCCAATATCTATACCGCCGGCAAGCGCACCCAGCCAGAGGATATGCCCGATAACGGCCTGCCCGTTATCACCGTGGACCGCGGCGGGCGCATCACCTGGCATGGCGAGGGCCAGCTGGTCATCTACCCCATTATCAAGCTGGCAGAGCCTGTCGACGTCGTCGACTATGTCCGCCGCTTGGAGGAAGCCACCATCCAGACGGTCCGCCAGATGGGCGTGACCACCGCTGGACGCATCGACGGCCGCTCTGGCGTATGGGTTCCCTCCACCACGCAGGCCAAGGATCCATCCGCGCCGAAACGCGACCGCAAGATTGCCGCGCTCGGCATCCGCATTACCCGCGGGGTGACCATGCACGGCTTGGCGCTCAATTGCTGCAATACGCTGGACTATTACGACCACATTGTGGCCTGTGGCATCGACGACGCCGACGTCACCACCCTGTCCCTAGAACTGGGCCACCAGGTCAGCCTCGAGGACGCCACGCAGCCGCTTTTGCAAGCGCTGGACGACGCCCTCTCGGGTCGTCTCATCGTTGCCGACCACACCTTCGGCTCAGCCCCGGATCCCACGAAGCTGGCGAATGAAAGGGCACGGGAGAGGCGTCGGCAAGCGCGGCACTAGCCCTCGTTCGGGGCTGGCGCGGAATAGGATGTGACTGCGGCGACATATACCTAGAAGAGCTATTAGCCATCACCACCATCAACCGATAAAGTGAGTTTTTGTGACTGTAAAGCCTGAAGGACGCAAGATGCTCCGCATTGAAAAGAAGAATGCGGAGTCACCCATCGAACAAAAGCCACGCTGGATTCGCAACCAGGTCCGCACCGGCCCGGGCTACGAGGACATGAAGTCCCGCGTGGCCGGCGCCTCCCTGCACACCGTGTGCCAAGAGGCAGGCTGCCCGAATATCCACGAGTGCTGGGAATCCCGCGAGGCTACGTTCCTTATCGGTGGCGATAAGTGCACCCGCCGCTGCGACTTCTGCGATATTGCCACCGGCAAGCCGGAAGAGCTCGACCGCGACGAGCCGCGCCGCGTGGCCGAAAATATCCGGGAAATGGACCTTAACTACACCACCATTACCGGCGTTACCCGCGACGATCTTCCGGATGAGGGCGCTTGGCTCTACGCCGAGGTCGTGCGCAAGATTCACGAGCTCAACCCGCATACCGGCGTGGAAAACCTCACCCCGGATTTCTCCGGCAAGCCGGACCTTTTGGAAGAAGTTTTTGAGGCCAAGCCAGAGGTCTTCGCCCACAACCTGGAAACCGTGCCGCGCATCTTTAAGCGCATCCGCCCGGCCTTCCGCTACGAGCGCTCCCTGGACGTTATCCGCCAGGCCCACGACTATGGCCTGATTACCAAGTCCAACCTGATTTTGGGCATGGGCGAGACCGAGGATGAGGTCGAGGAAGCATTGCGTGACCTGCGTTCTGCCGGCTGCGATATCATCACCATCACCCAGTACCTGCGCCCCGGCCCGCGCTTCCACCCGATTGAGCGCTGGGTGCGCCCAGAGGAATTCGTCGCCCACTCCAAGCTGGCCAAGGAGCTCGGCTTCGGCGGCGTCATGTCCGGCCCGCTGGTGCGCTCGTCCTACCGCGCCGGCCGCCTCTACGTGCAGGCCATGGAAAAGCGCGGCTTCGAGCTGCCGGAAAACCTCAAGCACCTGGCCGAGACCTCCCAGGGTGCCACCGCCCAAGAGGCCTCCACCCTGCTGGAGAAGTACGGCCCCTCGGAAGAGACTCCAGTGACCACCCGCATGGCCAAGACCCCGGCTAATGCAAATTCGGCGGCGGCCACCATCCGCTAAACCGAACGTTTTCATAACGGCCTGCGCTTTTCGCGTGGGCCGTTTTAACATTTATGCCCGTTGACCTTTAAAGTAGGAGCCATGGCGAAAGATGACAAGGCAGCACTAAAGGCTGCAAAGAAGCAAGAACGCGCGGCCAAGCGCCAGCAGCGTAAGCAAACCTGGTCCCAGATGTGGCAAGCATTCAATATGCAGCGCAAGCAGGATAAGGCGCTTATCCCCATCATGCTGGGTGCCTTCCTGGGCATGGGCTTGCTCTTCTTCCTCATTGGCATGCTTTTTGGCGGCGAATGGTTCATGCTCATCCTCGGTTTGGGCATCGGCGCGCTGC
This genomic stretch from Corynebacterium tuberculostearicum harbors:
- the gcvH gene encoding glycine cleavage system protein GcvH, which encodes MATLPQDFSYSEDHEWVNATADAVAGATVRIGITSVAADRLGEVVFAELPEVGDTVTAGESCGEVESTKSVSDLYSPVTGTVKAVNEAVHDDYAVINNDPFGEGWLFEVEVDEAGELMDAAAYASANGLD
- the lipB gene encoding lipoyl(octanoyl) transferase LipB; amino-acid sequence: MTAPRDPFFPAERSIRASDKPLEVRFLGRMDYQEAWDYQAEVAAARAKGEQGDVVLVVEHPNIYTAGKRTQPEDMPDNGLPVITVDRGGRITWHGEGQLVIYPIIKLAEPVDVVDYVRRLEEATIQTVRQMGVTTAGRIDGRSGVWVPSTTQAKDPSAPKRDRKIAALGIRITRGVTMHGLALNCCNTLDYYDHIVACGIDDADVTTLSLELGHQVSLEDATQPLLQALDDALSGRLIVADHTFGSAPDPTKLANERARERRRQARH
- the lipA gene encoding lipoyl synthase, with protein sequence MLRIEKKNAESPIEQKPRWIRNQVRTGPGYEDMKSRVAGASLHTVCQEAGCPNIHECWESREATFLIGGDKCTRRCDFCDIATGKPEELDRDEPRRVAENIREMDLNYTTITGVTRDDLPDEGAWLYAEVVRKIHELNPHTGVENLTPDFSGKPDLLEEVFEAKPEVFAHNLETVPRIFKRIRPAFRYERSLDVIRQAHDYGLITKSNLILGMGETEDEVEEALRDLRSAGCDIITITQYLRPGPRFHPIERWVRPEEFVAHSKLAKELGFGGVMSGPLVRSSYRAGRLYVQAMEKRGFELPENLKHLAETSQGATAQEASTLLEKYGPSEETPVTTRMAKTPANANSAAATIR